A window of the Corythoichthys intestinalis isolate RoL2023-P3 chromosome 6, ASM3026506v1, whole genome shotgun sequence genome harbors these coding sequences:
- the LOC130917754 gene encoding extracellular calcium-sensing receptor, translated as MCNETKQEAATEAKYFSGFAHVLALLFLHAPVAILSPADAFGGAASRGLYQDGDIIIGGLFHLHYVPPTTDHNFSSEPDYKECTGLEQLPLQYIYATVFAVEEINRNPRLLPGVSLGYHIRDSCAMHPWATQAALALVSGDSSTCNLTVTPVHAFEEGGRKGVPLIIGGASSKTAMILSRVLAPLSVPLMSYQASCPCLSDRRQFPNFFRTVPSDIYQARAIARLAIYFKWTWIGAVVANNDYGLVAVKVFQEETQGSGVCLAFVETLNRQIIKNDARKAALAIKASSAKVILVFSWYTDVRELFLQLAEMNVTDKQFLASEAWSTSGNLLQHPVTSKVASGVLGMAIRSSPIVGFEDYIRGLTPSHRPDDHILREFWEKQFACRPWLSNVTNLSDWSASLPMCGGEESLKGVDNLFTDTSQLRQAYNAYLAVYAAAHALHDRLSCPNSNMVSRDSSSTCLSPGNVKPAELLQHLNDVNFTTPQEERLYFEGADIPAKYDLVNWQMTTDGVLKLVLIGRVEGYEILMNDSAVQWSSGYSQVPTSVCSESCPPGTRVATRKGEPICCFDCIPCAEGEISNITGSPTCDRCPLEFWSNAEHTVCVLRQLDFLAFNETLGITLTAVAASGTLVTTAVFVVFLYYKHTPVVRANNSELSFLLLLSLKLCFLCSLLFIGRPSVWSCRFQQAAFGISFVLSVSCLQVKTIVVLAAFRSARPGAEALMKWFGPGQQRGSVCLFTSIQIIICIIWLSLSPPEPKPDFDTPGLKVTLKCDMASVVGFSLVLGYIGLLACTCLLLAFLARNLPDNFNEAKMITFSMLIFCAVWVAFVPAYVSSPGKYMVAVEIFAMLASSYGLLFCIFAPKCFIILLRPEKNTKKHLMAR; from the exons ATGTGCAATGAGACGAAGCAGGAGGCGGCCACTGAGGCAAAGTACTTCTCAGGT TTTGCCCATGTCTTGGCTCTCCTGTTTCTTCATGCGCCGGTGGCCATCCTCAGCCCCGCTGATGCTTTTGGTGGGGCTG CTAGCCGGGGGCTTTACCAGGATGGAGATATCATCATTGGTGGACTGTTTCATCTCCACTACGTACCTCCAACCACAGACCACAATTTTTCTAGTGAACCAGATTACAAAGAATGCACTGG TTTAGAGCAACTCCCTTTACAGTACATTTATGCCACGGTGTTTGCCGTGGAGGAAATCAACCGGAATCCTCGTCTTTTGCCGGGTGTAAGCCTGGGCTACCACATCCGCGACAGCTGCGCCATGCACCCGTGGGCCACACAGGCAGCTCTTGCACTGGTGAGCGGGGACAGCAGCACCTGTAACCTCACGGTAACGCCAGTGCACGCTTTTGAGGAAGGTGGGAGAAAAG GTGTTCCGTTGATCATTGGTGGGGCTTCATCCAAAACAGCCATGATACTCTCTAGAGTGCTTGCGCCACTCTCTGTGCCTTTA ATGAGCTACCAAGCAAGCTGTCCTTGTTTGAGTGACAGGCGCCAGTTTCCCAACTTCTTCAGAACCGTCCCCAGCGACATTTACCAAGCTCGGGCCATTGCCAGGCTGGCTATATACTTCAAATGGACCTGGATCGGAGCTGTGGTGGCGAACAATGACTATGGTCTGGTGGCTGTTAAG GTATTCCAAGAGGAAACTCAGGGGTCTGGGGTGTGTCTGGCCTTTGTGGAAACTCTAAATAGGCAAATCATCAAGAATGATGCCAGGAAAGCAGCCCTTGCCATTAAAGCATCGAGTGCCAAAGTGATCCTGGTTTTTTCCTGGTACACGGACGTTAGAGAACTGTTTCTGCAACTGGCCGAAATGAAC GTGACTGACAAGCAGTTTCTAGCTAGCGAGGCCTGGAGCACGAGCGGCAATCTTCTCCAACACCCTGTCACTTCAAAAGTGGCGAGCGGTGTCCTGGGCATGGCCATTCGAAGCTCGCCGATCGTCGGATTCGAAGATTACATCCGTGGTTTGACCCCGTCACATCGCCCGGATGATCACATCTTGAGAGAATTCTGGGAGAAACAATTTGCATGTAGGCCTTGGCTATCCAATGTCACAAACCTGTCTGACTGGAGTGCCTCTCTGCCCATGTGCGGTGGGGAGGAGAGCCTGAAGGGGGTGGATAATCTCTTCACTGACACCTCCCAGCTACGACAGGCCTATAACGCTTATTTGGCTGTTTACGCCGCAGCTCACGCCCTCCACGACAGACTCTCTTGCCCTAATTCTAATATGGTCTCCAGGGACAGCAGTTCAACCTGTTTGTCACCCGGAAACGTTAAGCCTGCTGAG CTCCTGCAGCACTTAAATGATGTCAACTTCACCACACCACAGGAGGAaaggctttattttgaaggAGCAGACATTCCTGCTAAGTATGACCTTGTGAACTGGCAGATGACCACAGACGGTGTTTTGAAACTTGTTCTGATTGGCCGAGTGGAAGGCTACGAAATCCTTATGAACGACTCAGCCGTCCAGTGGAGCTCGGGATATAGCCAG GTCCCCACATCTGTGTGTAGTGAGAGTTGCCCTCCTGGAACCAGGGTGGCCACCAGGAAAGGAGAACCCATCTGCTGCTTTGATTGCATCCCATGCGCTGAAGGGGAAATCAGCAACATAACCG GTTCACCCACTTGTGACCGCTGCCCACTGGAGTTCTGGTCCAACGCCGAGCACACAGTCTGCGTTCTACGACAGCTGGACTTCCTGGCCTTCAACGAGACCTTGGGCATCACCCTCACTGCAGTTGCCGCGTCTGGCACCTTGGTGACCACTGCCGTCTTTGTGGTCTTTCTCTACTATAAACATACGCCTGTG GTTCGAGCCAATAATTCCGAACTGAGCTTCCTGCTCCTCCTCTCGCTCAAACTCTGCTTCCTTTGTTCGCTTCTGTTCATCGGCCGTCCGTCCGTGTGGTCCTGCCGCTTCCAGCAGGCGGCTTTCGGTATTAGTTTTGTGCTGTCCGTGTCCTGTCTACAAGTCAAGACCATCGTGGTCCTGGCGGCCTTCCGTTCAGCCCGGCCTGGTGCTGAAGCTTTGATGAAGTGGTTCGGTCCGGGACAGCAGAGAGgaagtgtgtgtttgttcaCTTCCATACAG atcATCATCTGTATAATTTGGCTGTCACTAAGCCCGCCTGAGCCTAAACCAGACTTTGATACCCCAGGGTTAAAAGTCACCCTAAAGTGCGACATGGCCTCTGTGGTGGGTTTCTCTCTGGTGCTGGGCTACATCGGTTTACTGGCTTGCACTTGTCTCCTGCTGGCCTTCCTCGCCAGGAATCTCCCCGACAACTTTAATGAGGCCAAGATGATCACTTTCAGCATGCTCATCTTCTGTGCCGTGTGGGTGGCCTTCGTGCCCGCCTACGTCAGCTCGCCTGGGAAGTACATGGTTGCTGTGGAGATCTTCGCTATGCTTGCCTCCAGTTATGGTTtacttttttgtatttttgcccCAAAGTGTTTTATCATTCTTTTGAGGCCGGAAAAAAACACCAAGAAACACTTGATGGCCAGGTAG